A window of the Candidatus Saganbacteria bacterium genome harbors these coding sequences:
- a CDS encoding LemA family protein, giving the protein MNKKLAWIIGIVALVLLCIMWVTGVYNNLVGLDQSVKESWAQVENQLQRRYDLIPNLVETVKGYAKHEKSTFEEITKARSAWANAQNMNQKVVAANGIESTIAKLFMVVENYPLLQAAPNFRALQDELAGTENRIAVERMRYNEKVQIYNTIAKRLPTVFFVRMFGFDGEKIFFKSAEPAKEAPKVKF; this is encoded by the coding sequence ATGAACAAAAAATTGGCTTGGATAATTGGGATAGTTGCGTTGGTCTTGTTGTGCATAATGTGGGTGACCGGAGTTTATAATAATTTGGTTGGGCTGGACCAAAGCGTCAAAGAAAGCTGGGCGCAGGTGGAAAACCAGCTCCAACGAAGGTACGATTTGATACCAAATTTAGTTGAAACCGTCAAAGGTTATGCAAAGCACGAAAAGTCCACATTTGAAGAAATAACAAAAGCCCGTTCCGCATGGGCAAACGCGCAGAACATGAACCAGAAAGTCGTTGCCGCAAATGGAATAGAAAGCACAATAGCAAAACTCTTTATGGTCGTTGAAAATTATCCCCTATTACAGGCGGCTCCAAACTTCAGGGCTCTCCAAGATGAGCTTGCCGGCACCGAAAATAGGATCGCAGTCGAGAGAATGAGATATAACGAAAAAGTCCAAATATACAATACGATCGCAAAGAGATTGCCCACAGTATTTTTCGTGAGAATGTTCGGGTTTGACGGTGAAAAGATATTCTTCAAATCAGCCGAACCTGCAAAAGAGGCTCCTAAGGTCAAGTTTTAA
- a CDS encoding leucyl aminopeptidase yields the protein MIIKAGNIFGSKIACDMLIVLSYEGQKPAYDAFLRNESFSGKIDEAVIINTQGKIPAIRICFVGLGKQKDVTLDLIRSAAAIGSRHAVKAKAKHIALDPVESVFPLAQAAQALTEGLILASYKFAGYHKKHEDSFKPSHATILVSNKNQLKDAIEGIRIGKAGADAENRARDLVNAPSNVVTPEYLAQYAKTLAKRSKLKIDILDPKKEGMECIWGVAKGSKFPPKVVVINYKGSSSKGQEIALIGKGITFDSGGISLKPSSKMWEMKTDMAGAAAVIEAMGVIAELKIKKNIIAVIPIAENMPDGGALKPGDVIGSLDGTTVEIISTDAEGRLILADAITYVKKLGAVKIFDCATLTGGCVTALGDVASGLLGNNQELIDEILEAADRSGQKMWHLPLYKEYEEYLKSSVSDIKNCMDRGMASPSTGATFLHKFVGDTPWVHLDIAGTAYMHKTRGCYSEGATGVPLRTIIEWLRS from the coding sequence ATGATCATAAAAGCCGGAAATATTTTTGGCAGCAAGATCGCGTGCGATATGCTGATTGTTCTCTCTTACGAGGGGCAAAAGCCAGCGTATGATGCTTTTTTGCGCAACGAGAGTTTCTCCGGAAAGATCGATGAAGCAGTAATAATCAATACCCAGGGCAAAATACCCGCCATCAGGATCTGCTTTGTAGGGCTTGGCAAACAAAAAGATGTCACTTTGGACTTGATCCGCAGCGCCGCGGCAATTGGCTCAAGGCATGCTGTAAAAGCCAAGGCAAAACATATAGCACTAGACCCTGTCGAATCCGTTTTTCCGTTGGCCCAAGCCGCCCAAGCGCTCACCGAAGGCCTTATCCTTGCAAGCTATAAATTTGCGGGGTACCACAAAAAGCATGAGGACTCTTTCAAGCCGAGCCATGCCACCATACTCGTTTCAAATAAGAACCAGCTGAAAGACGCGATTGAAGGCATTAGGATCGGCAAGGCTGGGGCTGACGCCGAAAACCGAGCGCGCGATCTTGTAAATGCCCCGTCAAATGTTGTCACCCCCGAATATCTCGCGCAATATGCCAAAACTTTGGCCAAAAGATCAAAATTAAAGATCGATATCTTGGATCCAAAAAAAGAGGGGATGGAATGCATTTGGGGAGTCGCTAAAGGGAGCAAATTTCCTCCGAAAGTTGTTGTAATTAATTACAAAGGGTCAAGTAGCAAGGGTCAAGAGATAGCATTGATTGGAAAGGGCATTACTTTTGATTCGGGCGGTATCTCACTTAAGCCTTCATCGAAAATGTGGGAGATGAAAACCGATATGGCGGGAGCCGCGGCCGTTATCGAGGCAATGGGAGTGATCGCCGAGCTTAAGATCAAGAAAAATATTATTGCGGTTATTCCTATCGCCGAAAATATGCCGGATGGTGGGGCGCTAAAACCTGGGGACGTTATCGGCAGCCTTGACGGGACAACTGTCGAAATAATTTCAACCGATGCCGAAGGCCGTTTGATCCTGGCTGACGCGATAACGTACGTCAAAAAACTTGGCGCCGTAAAAATATTCGATTGTGCGACGCTTACAGGGGGATGCGTAACGGCTTTAGGCGATGTGGCTTCAGGGCTTTTAGGCAACAACCAAGAATTGATCGATGAAATATTGGAAGCTGCGGATCGATCAGGCCAAAAAATGTGGCATCTTCCTTTGTATAAAGAATATGAAGAATATTTAAAGAGCTCGGTCTCCGATATAAAAAATTGCATGGATCGCGGCATGGCGTCTCCTTCAACGGGTGCAACTTTCCTCCATAAGTTTGTAGGCGACACCCCTTGGGTACATTTGGATATAGCCGGAACAGCCTATATGCATAAGACCAGAGGATGTTATTCCGAAGGTGCTACCGGCGTCCCTCTGCGCACAATTATCGAATGGCTAAGATCTTAA
- a CDS encoding response regulator translates to MAKILIIEDEKDIVQTLEYNLKKEGFSVSKAFDGTQGLKLAMDALPDLILLDLMLPGIDGLELCRRLKKDKKTENIPIIMLTAKSAETDKVVGLEMGADDYITKPFSIRELIARVKAILKRYGVEKSAPRALSFQNIEIDPDKHEVRVLGKQVELTAKEFALLAFLAENIGRIWSRERLLDQVWGIDVAIETRTVDVHVRRLREKLGKASDHIKTLRGVGYKFV, encoded by the coding sequence ATGGCTAAGATCTTAATAATTGAAGACGAAAAAGATATTGTCCAGACATTGGAATATAATTTAAAAAAAGAAGGCTTCAGCGTAAGCAAGGCTTTCGACGGCACACAAGGATTGAAGCTAGCTATGGATGCCCTTCCCGATCTTATCCTCCTCGATCTAATGCTTCCCGGCATTGACGGTCTTGAACTGTGCAGGCGGCTTAAAAAAGATAAAAAAACCGAAAATATCCCGATCATCATGCTTACCGCGAAAAGCGCGGAAACCGATAAAGTTGTCGGGCTCGAGATGGGCGCCGACGATTATATCACAAAGCCTTTCAGCATTAGGGAATTGATAGCCCGGGTCAAAGCGATCCTAAAAAGATATGGCGTGGAAAAGAGCGCTCCTCGAGCATTGAGCTTCCAAAATATTGAAATTGACCCTGACAAGCATGAAGTCCGTGTTCTAGGAAAACAGGTCGAGCTAACCGCCAAAGAATTTGCCCTTCTTGCATTCCTTGCGGAAAATATAGGCAGGATATGGAGCCGTGAGAGGCTTTTAGACCAGGTTTGGGGGATCGATGTTGCGATCGAGACTCGAACGGTTGATGTCCATGTTAGGCGCCTGCGCGAAAAATTGGGAAAAGCATCGGACCATATCAAAACATTGCGCGGGGTAGGTTACAAGTTTGTTTAA
- a CDS encoding PAS domain S-box protein — protein MFNFPLRIITTSRLKRLENAKKEAEYKITEILTSLASQRGLAVAVLRSMRDGVLAVDGSGSIVLANFAIEKMFGVLEPELLGKSVRAGIRNNEIADLIDQTIKTNTMMEKEINTLFPIEGNFLVFVTPMVIGDNKPTGAVCVLHNITDIKKLETYRSEFVANVSHELKTPLTSIRNYLETLLNGAIKDNEHNMEFLRKADKNAINLSALIDDLLEISRLESKKELGPYIKLDTNKIMARAIENISDKAKKKNISINKNCDDKEHNIIGIEDHIYRAFLNLLDNAVNYTPEGGSIDISCFINGDKLEISVSDTGIGIPEEHLPRIFERFYRVDKARSRDLGGTGLGLAIVKHVANIHNGSVSVSSREGQGSKFTLVFPSAK, from the coding sequence TTGTTTAATTTTCCATTAAGGATCATTACAACCTCTCGGCTTAAACGCCTCGAAAACGCTAAGAAGGAAGCCGAATATAAAATAACGGAGATATTAACCTCTCTTGCATCACAAAGAGGGCTTGCGGTTGCTGTGCTTCGAAGCATGAGGGATGGGGTTCTGGCGGTTGACGGGTCGGGCTCGATCGTTCTTGCCAATTTTGCGATAGAGAAAATGTTCGGCGTGCTAGAGCCCGAATTGCTCGGGAAATCGGTAAGAGCGGGCATCCGCAACAACGAGATCGCAGACCTTATCGATCAAACAATAAAAACCAACACGATGATGGAAAAAGAGATCAACACTCTTTTTCCGATAGAAGGCAATTTTTTGGTTTTTGTGACCCCTATGGTAATAGGCGATAATAAGCCGACGGGCGCGGTTTGTGTATTGCACAATATAACGGATATAAAAAAACTTGAGACCTATAGGTCGGAATTCGTAGCTAATGTTTCTCATGAGCTTAAAACGCCGCTCACTTCAATTCGCAATTACTTAGAAACTCTTTTAAACGGCGCGATCAAAGACAATGAGCATAATATGGAATTTTTGAGGAAGGCCGACAAGAATGCGATAAATCTTTCGGCTTTGATCGATGACCTGCTTGAAATATCGCGGCTTGAGTCCAAGAAAGAATTGGGACCATATATAAAATTAGATACCAATAAGATAATGGCAAGGGCGATCGAAAATATTTCGGATAAGGCTAAAAAGAAAAACATTTCTATTAATAAGAATTGCGACGACAAAGAACATAATATAATAGGGATCGAGGACCATATATACAGGGCATTTCTGAATTTGCTCGATAACGCGGTCAATTACACGCCTGAAGGCGGATCAATTGATATCTCCTGCTTTATAAATGGCGATAAGCTTGAAATTTCGGTATCGGATACGGGGATCGGCATCCCGGAAGAACATTTGCCGAGGATATTTGAGCGCTTCTATCGTGTCGATAAAGCGCGATCCCGCGATCTGGGGGGCACGGGGCTTGGTCTCGCCATAGTTAAGCATGTGGCAAATATCCATAATGGATCGGTTTCCGTTTCGAGCCGCGAAGGCCAAGGTTCCAAGTTCACACTCGTGTTCCCGTCCGCCAAATAA
- the pstS gene encoding phosphate ABC transporter substrate-binding protein PstS — translation MIKKLPVMLLGLILLASAGFADVMLTGAGATFPYPIYSKWFHEYNKQNPDIKINYQSIGSGGGVRQIIAGTVDFGASDAPMTKSEMNSADSPILHIPTVIGPVAVAYNLKGIGELKLNSDVLAEIFLGKINKWDDEKIEALNPGVKLPGKEIMVVHRSDGSGTTNIFTDYLAKVNTQWATQVGVGKSVTWPVGIGAKGNEGVSGAVKQNDGAISYTELSYVELNHLSSVALKNKSGKFVKPSLDATSAAASGAIAKIPADYRVSITNAAGAKSYPISGFTWLLVHKDQKDPEKGKALADFLKWSMSQKAQGLAQTLSYAPLPDVLTAKVLRTINTIKY, via the coding sequence ATGATAAAAAAATTGCCAGTTATGTTATTAGGCCTAATTCTTTTAGCTTCGGCCGGTTTTGCCGACGTCATGTTGACAGGCGCGGGAGCTACTTTCCCATATCCGATCTATTCAAAATGGTTCCATGAATACAATAAACAGAATCCCGATATCAAGATAAATTACCAGTCAATAGGATCAGGCGGCGGCGTGCGCCAGATAATTGCAGGAACGGTTGATTTCGGCGCGTCTGACGCCCCAATGACAAAATCCGAAATGAATTCCGCGGATTCGCCAATCCTACATATCCCAACCGTGATCGGTCCAGTCGCGGTCGCGTATAATTTGAAAGGAATTGGCGAACTTAAGCTTAATTCTGATGTCCTTGCCGAAATATTTTTAGGGAAGATCAATAAATGGGACGATGAGAAGATCGAAGCCCTAAATCCGGGCGTTAAACTTCCAGGCAAGGAGATTATGGTTGTTCACCGCTCCGATGGAAGCGGTACTACGAATATTTTCACCGATTATCTTGCCAAGGTCAATACACAATGGGCGACGCAAGTTGGCGTCGGCAAATCGGTGACCTGGCCGGTTGGTATCGGGGCAAAAGGGAATGAAGGCGTTTCGGGGGCTGTGAAGCAAAATGACGGCGCCATTTCGTATACCGAGCTTTCATATGTCGAATTAAACCATCTTTCATCTGTAGCATTGAAGAACAAATCCGGGAAATTCGTCAAACCGTCGCTTGACGCAACGAGTGCCGCAGCGTCCGGGGCGATCGCAAAGATTCCTGCGGATTACAGGGTTTCAATAACGAATGCGGCGGGTGCAAAGTCTTATCCGATATCGGGGTTTACATGGCTTCTAGTTCACAAAGACCAGAAGGATCCGGAAAAAGGGAAAGCGCTTGCCGATTTCCTTAAATGGTCAATGTCCCAAAAAGCACAAGGCCTCGCGCAAACACTTTCTTATGCGCCATTGCCCGATGTTTTGACAGCAAAAGTATTAAGGACGATCAACACGATCAAGTATTAA
- the pstC gene encoding phosphate ABC transporter permease subunit PstC, which produces MGIAINKAGNGDKIFSYITLIFAWSIPALLFSLFLSLMVSGWPAILNNGPGFFVRSVWDPVAENFGVLPFIYGTIISSLIALVIAVPLGLGTAIYLTEISRGKTGDWIAQMVELLAAIPSVVYGLWGIFVLGPIVANIIGPMFSGTLGFIPIFSGPVYGLGMFSGGVILAIMILPTLVAVSREVLMTVPNNLRESAMALGTTKMETVTLAVLKPAWPGIMGAIILGLGRALGETMAVTMVIGNRPQISPSIFAPAYTLASVIANEFTEASSHVYLSTLIEVGLVLLLITVIVNGIARMLVWKMKQI; this is translated from the coding sequence GTGGGAATAGCCATTAATAAAGCAGGGAACGGGGATAAAATATTTTCATATATCACTCTGATATTCGCTTGGAGCATTCCCGCCCTGCTTTTTTCGCTCTTTTTGAGCCTTATGGTTTCGGGCTGGCCGGCAATATTAAATAATGGGCCAGGATTTTTTGTAAGATCCGTATGGGACCCGGTCGCCGAGAATTTTGGAGTGCTGCCTTTTATCTATGGCACAATTATTTCTTCGCTTATTGCCCTTGTAATTGCTGTCCCTTTGGGTCTTGGGACAGCTATTTACCTTACCGAGATCTCTCGCGGCAAAACAGGCGATTGGATAGCGCAAATGGTCGAGCTTTTGGCGGCAATTCCTTCTGTTGTGTACGGATTATGGGGGATATTTGTCTTAGGGCCGATCGTTGCGAATATTATTGGGCCAATGTTTAGCGGAACCCTTGGATTCATTCCCATATTTTCTGGCCCGGTTTATGGTTTGGGAATGTTTTCGGGCGGCGTGATCCTTGCAATAATGATCCTTCCGACATTGGTCGCTGTTTCTAGGGAAGTTTTAATGACAGTGCCCAATAATTTGCGCGAATCCGCTATGGCGCTTGGTACGACAAAAATGGAAACAGTCACGCTTGCTGTATTAAAGCCCGCGTGGCCGGGAATAATGGGGGCAATTATTTTAGGCTTGGGAAGGGCGCTTGGCGAGACGATGGCCGTAACTATGGTAATCGGCAATCGCCCGCAAATATCTCCTTCGATTTTTGCGCCGGCTTATACGCTGGCATCGGTCATCGCGAACGAATTTACAGAGGCATCTTCCCATGTTTATCTATCGACACTGATCGAGGTCGGGCTTGTATTATTGTTGATCACAGTCATAGTAAATGGAATAGCCAGGATGTTAGTATGGAAAATGAAGCAAATATAA
- the pstA gene encoding phosphate ABC transporter permease PstA produces the protein MENEANIKIFKLRKLKEKLFLYGVFSAALIAVVPLISILAYVFFQGISSLNLDFFTSLPVPAGEAGGGIANAIAGTFIIVLLACVVGLPVGILSGIWLAEYGEGKRGFVIRYTNDVLAGIPSIVIGIFIYAIFVLAMRRFSAIAGGVSLAIIMIPTITKTTEELIRMVPISLWESALALGISQWRVTWYVVFRTAWSGIFTGIMLAVARVSGETAPLLFTSFNNQFWNFAVDQPMASMTVQIFNYSISPFNDWHSKSWGASLVLVAIILMITLTVRRFSKRIYYG, from the coding sequence ATGGAAAATGAAGCAAATATAAAAATATTTAAACTTAGAAAATTGAAAGAAAAACTATTCCTTTATGGGGTTTTTTCAGCCGCGTTGATCGCTGTCGTTCCTTTGATCTCGATCTTGGCTTATGTTTTTTTTCAAGGGATATCCTCTTTGAACTTGGATTTTTTTACTTCGCTTCCGGTGCCCGCGGGAGAAGCGGGCGGAGGGATAGCCAATGCGATTGCCGGCACATTTATCATTGTGTTGTTGGCTTGTGTTGTCGGATTGCCGGTAGGTATTTTATCGGGCATATGGCTTGCGGAATATGGGGAAGGAAAAAGAGGGTTTGTAATAAGATATACAAACGATGTGCTTGCAGGAATCCCATCCATTGTGATAGGTATTTTTATTTATGCTATCTTTGTATTAGCCATGCGGAGATTTTCAGCGATCGCCGGCGGCGTTTCGCTGGCAATAATTATGATCCCAACCATTACAAAAACAACCGAGGAGCTTATTAGGATGGTCCCTATAAGTTTATGGGAGTCGGCGCTTGCTCTTGGAATTTCCCAATGGAGGGTTACTTGGTACGTGGTTTTTAGGACAGCATGGAGCGGGATCTTCACGGGCATCATGCTTGCCGTTGCAAGAGTATCCGGTGAAACAGCGCCGTTATTATTCACATCATTTAATAACCAATTCTGGAATTTTGCGGTCGACCAGCCAATGGCTTCGATGACTGTCCAGATATTCAATTATTCTATCTCTCCCTTCAATGATTGGCATTCAAAATCTTGGGGAGCATCGCTGGTCCTGGTCGCGATAATTTTGATGATAACGTTAACGGTGAGGAGGTTCTCAAAAAGAATATATTATGGATAA
- the pstB gene encoding phosphate ABC transporter ATP-binding protein has protein sequence MDKNKKIIIEEINAWFSEKQAIKNISMYVQKNKVTAIIGPSGCGKSTFIRCLNRIHETVPGAKVSGKVLLDGKNIYGSDIDPVLIRRQIGMVFQKPTPFPTMTIYENVAAGLKLSGIKNGHKLDQAVETSLKQAALWNEVKDILDKPGIGLSGGQQQRLCIARALAVKPEILLLDEPCSALDPISTSKIEELMHDLKKEFTIVIVTHNMQQAARVADFTGFFLLGELIEFDITTKMFTAPTNKKTEEYITGRFG, from the coding sequence ATGGATAAAAATAAAAAAATTATAATAGAAGAGATAAATGCATGGTTCAGCGAAAAGCAGGCCATTAAGAATATTTCGATGTACGTCCAGAAAAATAAAGTTACGGCTATTATAGGCCCGTCAGGCTGCGGGAAATCCACCTTTATCCGGTGTTTGAACCGTATACATGAAACTGTCCCGGGCGCAAAAGTTTCGGGAAAAGTCTTGCTCGACGGCAAGAATATTTATGGTTCGGATATCGATCCAGTCCTTATCCGAAGGCAGATCGGTATGGTATTCCAAAAGCCGACCCCTTTTCCAACAATGACAATTTATGAAAATGTCGCGGCGGGATTGAAATTAAGCGGTATCAAGAACGGGCATAAGCTTGACCAAGCGGTCGAAACAAGCTTAAAACAAGCGGCGCTCTGGAACGAGGTTAAAGATATCTTAGATAAACCAGGCATCGGCCTTTCGGGCGGGCAACAGCAGAGGTTATGCATTGCAAGGGCGCTAGCGGTAAAACCTGAAATATTATTGCTCGATGAGCCATGTTCGGCTCTTGATCCGATATCGACTAGTAAGATCGAAGAGCTCATGCATGATCTTAAAAAAGAATTTACGATCGTTATAGTCACCCACAATATGCAGCAGGCGGCAAGGGTCGCCGATTTTACAGGCTTTTTCCTGCTGGGCGAACTGATCGAGTTTGATATAACAACTAAAATGTTCACAGCCCCAACGAACAAAAAAACAGAAGAATATATTACAGGGAGGTTTGGATAA
- the phoU gene encoding phosphate signaling complex protein PhoU: MDHQITLDQELNDLKETILKMGILVQELIHKSVDALKDRDRDLAKTVIKQDIQVDKLELEINEKSINLIAIRQPKAIDLRFITTAMRIATDLERIGDLSEDIAERAIELADQPLLKPLIDIPKMAKFVQDSVSLVLDAFVSKDAEKAKSVWIKEKEVDKLRDQVHDELIGIMSNDEKTVPRAIPLLLVSRHLERIVDHATNIAEDVVYLVEAKVVKHGGEKS; encoded by the coding sequence ATGGACCACCAAATAACGCTGGACCAGGAACTCAACGACCTAAAAGAAACGATACTAAAGATGGGGATCCTTGTACAAGAGCTTATTCACAAATCTGTTGACGCGCTAAAAGATAGAGATAGGGATTTGGCAAAGACAGTAATAAAACAGGATATCCAAGTTGATAAGCTTGAACTGGAAATTAACGAGAAGAGCATCAACTTGATCGCGATCCGCCAGCCAAAGGCGATAGATCTTAGATTTATAACGACCGCTATGCGAATTGCAACCGATCTTGAGCGAATTGGCGACCTATCGGAAGACATAGCGGAAAGAGCCATCGAGCTTGCCGACCAGCCTCTATTAAAACCACTTATCGATATTCCCAAAATGGCCAAATTCGTGCAAGACTCCGTTTCATTGGTATTGGACGCGTTTGTAAGTAAAGATGCAGAAAAAGCAAAATCGGTATGGATCAAAGAAAAGGAAGTCGATAAATTACGCGATCAAGTCCATGACGAATTGATCGGGATCATGTCAAATGATGAGAAAACCGTTCCTCGCGCGATCCCTCTGTTGCTGGTTTCTCGCCATTTGGAACGTATAGTTGACCATGCGACCAATATTGCGGAAGATGTGGTTTATTTGGTCGAGGCAAAAGTAGTAAAACATGGCGGTGAAAAAAGTTGA
- a CDS encoding phosphate ABC transporter substrate-binding protein, with protein MFKNWNLKIVNCFVVGILMLGFATLVVGCGGGKKAIQIKGSDTMVNLGQAWSEAFMAKNPEIAIAITGGGSGTGIAALLSGTTDIAQASRNIEKKEIALANKKGINPKEIHVANDGITLVVHPSNPVSKLTIKQLSDIYTGKVKNWKEVGGADQKIVALSRERNSGTHVFFVEHVVKLGDKKNPNEFAPAILMMPSSQAIVEEVTSNPQAVGYVGLGYLTKKEKALAIATSNNSSYVQPSVSTVTSGSYPISRSLLFYTNGEPTDEVKSFIDYVLSPEGQKIVLKMDFVPIK; from the coding sequence ATGTTTAAAAATTGGAATTTGAAAATTGTAAATTGTTTTGTTGTTGGGATTTTGATGTTGGGATTTGCCACGTTAGTGGTCGGTTGCGGCGGCGGTAAAAAAGCTATTCAAATAAAAGGCTCCGATACAATGGTTAATTTGGGCCAGGCATGGTCGGAAGCGTTCATGGCAAAAAATCCCGAGATCGCAATTGCGATCACTGGCGGGGGATCGGGTACCGGCATCGCCGCTTTGCTTTCGGGCACAACCGATATCGCGCAAGCATCCAGGAACATTGAGAAAAAGGAGATAGCCCTTGCCAATAAAAAAGGCATAAACCCCAAAGAGATCCATGTGGCAAACGACGGAATAACTTTGGTCGTCCATCCGTCAAATCCTGTAAGCAAGCTTACTATCAAGCAGTTGTCCGATATTTATACGGGAAAAGTAAAAAATTGGAAAGAGGTCGGAGGGGCAGACCAGAAGATAGTAGCCCTTTCGCGCGAAAGGAATTCGGGCACCCATGTATTCTTCGTTGAGCATGTAGTGAAACTTGGCGACAAGAAAAATCCGAACGAATTCGCCCCTGCGATATTAATGATGCCTTCTTCGCAAGCGATCGTGGAAGAAGTAACATCGAATCCACAGGCAGTAGGTTATGTAGGTTTGGGTTATCTTACAAAGAAGGAAAAAGCACTGGCTATCGCAACAAGCAATAATTCGTCTTACGTTCAACCCAGCGTTTCAACTGTAACATCCGGTTCATATCCTATATCGAGATCTCTTTTATTCTATACTAATGGCGAGCCGACCGATGAGGTCAAATCTTTCATCGATTATGTCCTAAGCCCGGAAGGCCAGAAGATAGTCCTTAAAATGGATTTCGTGCCGATCAAGTAA
- the pstC gene encoding phosphate ABC transporter permease subunit PstC, which produces MKKYAELLIEKAIFLSGMASILFVVLIFIFLLKEGLSLFSDTKLLSFIFGRNWYPISDPPQFGILPLILGSFFVTLGAIVIAVPLGIASAVYIAEVAPVWLREILKSGIELLAAIPSIVLGFIGIVTLAPWLKNIFHLSSGLTALAGSIMLAFMAMPTIVSIVEDAIVSVPKSYKEGSVALGATRWQTIYRVILPAASSGILAAVMLGIGRVIGETMAVLMITGNAAVMPTTFLQPVRTLTATVAAEMGEAVSGSSHYYALFAIGIVLFVISFIINILADAFLHRKTK; this is translated from the coding sequence ATGAAAAAGTACGCCGAATTATTGATCGAAAAAGCCATCTTTCTGTCGGGGATGGCCTCGATTTTATTTGTCGTATTGATCTTTATATTTCTTCTAAAAGAGGGCTTATCTCTTTTCTCCGACACCAAACTATTGTCGTTCATATTCGGCAGGAACTGGTATCCTATCTCCGATCCACCTCAATTTGGGATATTACCGCTTATACTAGGGTCGTTCTTTGTAACTCTAGGTGCGATTGTTATCGCGGTACCGCTCGGCATAGCGTCAGCGGTTTATATCGCGGAAGTGGCTCCCGTGTGGCTTAGGGAGATATTAAAATCGGGGATCGAACTTTTGGCCGCGATCCCAAGCATAGTCCTTGGTTTTATCGGTATCGTGACCCTTGCCCCGTGGCTAAAAAATATTTTTCATTTGTCGTCCGGCCTTACGGCCCTCGCCGGATCGATAATGCTCGCGTTCATGGCTATGCCAACCATAGTTTCAATTGTTGAAGATGCCATCGTTTCGGTCCCAAAAAGCTACAAAGAAGGATCGGTGGCGCTTGGGGCTACCCGCTGGCAGACGATCTATAGGGTCATTCTTCCTGCGGCGTCGTCGGGAATTTTGGCCGCGGTGATGCTGGGCATTGGTCGCGTTATCGGGGAAACCATGGCGGTCCTTATGATAACCGGAAATGCCGCGGTAATGCCGACCACTTTCCTCCAGCCGGTAAGGACCTTGACCGCGACTGTTGCGGCCGAAATGGGCGAAGCGGTGTCGGGCAGTTCCCATTATTATGCCCTGTTCGCCATTGGTATCGTTCTTTTTGTCATAAGTTTTATAATTAATATATTAGCCGACGCGTTCCTGCATAGGAAAACAAAATGA